Proteins encoded in a region of the Balaenoptera ricei isolate mBalRic1 chromosome 19, mBalRic1.hap2, whole genome shotgun sequence genome:
- the HAS1 gene encoding hyaluronan synthase 1 isoform X4: MTKSQGLLSFNDVAVDFTWEEWQLLDTVQKNLYRDVMLENYSNLMSLGYQVTKPEPVMHLEKGKEKEKAVVEREFPSQCGPEVMWQVYDWHREDNGKGGPVERDHENNALGKIFPLSKNFVSFTQRPHKCVSRGISLKQNSDPSYQSKSYAEMNSDELNGYGKSFFHTLHETSHPRAQYYEHNLCVRSFSTVTNLKRHHRIHTEGKPYECSECPRSFRYKSKLIIHQRTHTGEKPYRCSECQKGFSTKCHLTLHQRTHTGEKPYECIECQKSFRTKYHLILHHRTHTGEKPYECKECGKAYREKTKLRLHYRTHTGEKPFECSDCGKGFMQKSNLIIHQRIHTGEKPYGCKECGKAFCSKSQLVVHQRNHTGEKSYECRECGKAFNKNLHLITHQKIHIREKPYECSECGKAFVHTSQLILHQRNHTARTPYECEGCGKAFNKKSHFITHQRIHTGEKPYECSECGKAFVDKSQLIVHRRTHTGEKPYECKECGKAFNKKSSLITHQRIHTGEKPYECSECGKAFIDKSHLIVHQRTHTGERPYECSECGKAFIRKAMLIVHQRTHTGEKPFVCLECQKAFSSMAMLSRHQLIHTGEKPHGCSECGKAFRQKSHLIIHQRCHTGEKPYGCIPCGQIFNQKSQLIRHQRHHTGEKPYQCTQCGKAFFEKSYLSVHQRSHAGQKPYQCGECGKTFSVKFFLTSHEEIHT, encoded by the exons atgaCCAAGTCCCAG GGCTTATTGTCATTCAATGATGTGGCTGTGGATTTCACCTGGGAAGAGTGGCAGCTGCTAGACACTGTTCAGAAGAACCTCTACCGGGATGTGATGTTGGAAAATTATAGCAACCTAATGTCATTGG GTTATCAAGTTACCAAGCCAGAACCAGTGATGCActtggagaaaggaaaagaaaaagaaaaagcagtagTAGAGAGGGAATTCCCAAGTCAGTGTGGTCCAG aagtaATGTGGCAAGTTTATGATTGGCATCGGGAAGATAACGGGAAGGGTGGACCTGTGGAGAGAGACCATGAAAACAATGCATtgggaaaaatatttcctttgagcAAAAACTTTGTTTCATTTACACAAAGACCCCATAAATGTGTCTCAAGAGGAATAAGTTTGAAACAAAATTCAGACCCAAGTTATCAGAGTAAAAGCTATGCAGAAATGAACTCTGATGAGTTAAATGGTTATGGGAAGTCATTTTTCCATACTCTACATGAAACCTCCCACCCTCGAGCCCAGTACTATGAACATAATTTATGTGTGAGGTCTTTCAGCACAGTAACAAATCTTAAAAGACATCACAGAATTCACACAGAAGGGAAACCTTACGAATGCAGTGAATGTCCCAGATCCTTCAGGTATAAGTCAAAGCTCATAATACACCAGAGAACCCATACAGGAGAGAAGCCATACAGATGCAGTGAATGTCAGAAAGGTTTCAGTACAAAATGTCATCTCACTCTGCACCAGAGAActcatacaggagagaaaccgTATGAATGTATCGAGTGTCAGAAATCCTTTAGAACAAAATATCATCTCATTCTACACCATAGGActcatacaggagagaaaccctatgaatgcaaAGAATGTGGAAAAGCTTACAGGGAAAAGACGAAGCTCAGATTACATTACAGAACacatacaggagagaaaccttTTGAGTGTAGTGATTGTGGGAAAGGTTTTATGCAAAAGTCAAACCTGATTATCCATCAAAGAATccatacaggagagaaaccttatgGATGTAAAGAATGTGGAAAGGCCTTCTGTAGTAAGTCTCAGCTTGTTGTTCACCAGCGAAATCATACAGGAGAAAAATCCTATGAATGCAgggaatgtggaaaagccttcaaTAAAAACTTACACCTCATAACACATCAGAAAATTCATATCagagagaaaccttatgaatgcagtgaatgtggaaaagcttttGTACACACATCACAGCTCATTCTACATCAGAGAAATCATACAGCAAGAACACCTTATGAATGTGAGGGATGCGGGAAAGCCTTTAATAAAAAGTCACACTTCATAacccatcagagaattcatacggGAGAGAAGCCTTatgaatgcagtgaatgtgggaaggcTTTTGTAGACAAGTCACAGCTTATTGTTCATAGAAGAACTCATACgggagagaaaccttatgaatgcaaggaatgtgggaaagcctttaatAAAAAGTCATCCCTCATAacacatcagagaattcatacgggagagaaaccttatgaatgcagtgaatgtggaaaagcttttataGACAAGTCCCACCTCATTGTCCATCAGAGAACTCATACAGGAGAGAGACCGTatgaatgcagtgaatgtggaaaaGCTTTCATACGAAAGGCAATGCTCATTGTCCATCAGAGGACacatacaggagagaaacccttcGTATGCCTTGAATGCCAAAAAGCCTTTAGCAGTATGGCAATGCTCAGTAGACATCAGTTGattcatacaggagagaaaccccatggatgcagtgaatgtgggaaggcTTTCCGCCAAAAAAGCCATCTTATTATCCATCAACGATgccatactggagagaaaccctatggaTGCATTCCATGCGGTCAAATCTTCAACCAGAAGTCACAGCTCATTAGACATCAGAGAcatcacacaggagagaaaccatatCAGTGCACtcaatgtgggaaagcctttttTGAGAAGTCATACCTCAGTGTCCATCAGAGAAGTCATGCAGGGCAGAAACCTTATCAATGTGGTGAGTGTGGGAAAACTTTCTCTGTCAAGTTCTTTCTCACTTCACATGAGGAAATTCATACATGA